The Streptococcus oralis genome segment AATAAAAAGAAGAGCTGGTTTCCAGCTCTTTTGAGTTGTCTTCGTTGACATTTTATCTCAATAGTGTATAATTGATGTAATTAACAAAGTTACAACAAACAAAAGGAGACACCACGATGACTTATGCATACCAAAGCCACATTTACCTAGCAGAAGTGGTTTTAAATGTCAAGGATTTGACGCGTCAAACGGCTTTTTATCACCAGATTATTGGCTTGGAGATTTTATCCCAAACAGAGACAGAGGCGATTTTGGGACTTGGTAGAAAAGCCTTGGTCCACTTGATTCAGGCAGAAAAAGCTGGGGAAGTAAGGGAGCATTATGGGCTCTACCATCTGGCGATTTTGTTGCCGACACGAAAAGCCTTGGCAGATGTCCTGAAACACTTAAGTGATTTGCGCATTCCTCTGGTCGGAGGTGCGGATCATGGATACAGTGAGGCCCTTTATCTGGAGGATTTGGAAGGAAATGGCATTGAACTCTACCGTGATAAGCCAGTTTCTTCATGGGATATTCGAGAAGACGGACGCATTATCGGTGTGACAGAGGCCCTTGCGGCACAGGATATCTATGAGTTAGGGGAAAAGGTAGATCCCTTTATCCTAGCTGAAGGGACGAGAATGGGGCATATCCATCTATCAGTTAAGGATAGCCGCGCGGCGAGTCAGTTTTATCAAAAAGTGTTAGGGTTAGAGGATAAATTTAGCATCCCTAGTGCTAGTTGGATAGCGGCTGGTCAGTACCATCA includes the following:
- a CDS encoding VOC family protein, with the translated sequence MTYAYQSHIYLAEVVLNVKDLTRQTAFYHQIIGLEILSQTETEAILGLGRKALVHLIQAEKAGEVREHYGLYHLAILLPTRKALADVLKHLSDLRIPLVGGADHGYSEALYLEDLEGNGIELYRDKPVSSWDIREDGRIIGVTEALAAQDIYELGEKVDPFILAEGTRMGHIHLSVKDSRAASQFYQKVLGLEDKFSIPSASWIAAGQYHHHLAVNEWAGKGLAPRKSGLPGLAYYVLEVESKEELLAIVQQAQELEAPIKWINSSELDLVDPDGIVTRIRLAR